The Candidatus Thorarchaeota archaeon genome contains a region encoding:
- a CDS encoding corrinoid protein: MSDNDVLNDLITAIREGKREIVPDLTKKAIDQGIEAFDIVTKGCSKAMREVGELYQKGEYFVPEILMSAKAFEAGMEVLEPHLTEIDTKASGTVVIGVCEGDIHSIGKNLVKTMLDATGFKVIDLGTDIPANEFIEAAKENEADIVAVSALMTTSMLKMEEISESLNTNGVSAKLMVGGGPVSPDYAEKIGAHGYGKDAMEAVDVAVRLTGKE; the protein is encoded by the coding sequence ATGTCAGACAACGATGTCCTAAATGATTTGATTACAGCGATACGAGAAGGCAAGCGGGAGATTGTTCCCGATTTAACAAAGAAAGCTATTGATCAGGGTATTGAGGCTTTTGATATTGTGACCAAGGGTTGTTCCAAAGCGATGCGGGAAGTTGGTGAGCTATATCAAAAGGGGGAATATTTCGTGCCTGAGATACTTATGTCAGCAAAAGCATTTGAAGCGGGTATGGAAGTTCTCGAACCACATCTAACTGAAATAGATACAAAGGCTAGTGGCACTGTTGTGATTGGTGTCTGCGAGGGTGATATACATTCCATAGGCAAGAATCTCGTGAAAACGATGCTTGATGCTACTGGTTTCAAGGTAATCGATTTGGGAACAGATATTCCTGCGAACGAGTTCATTGAAGCGGCAAAAGAGAACGAAGCGGATATTGTTGCTGTCTCAGCTCTCATGACCACGTCAATGCTGAAAATGGAAGAGATTTCAGAATCTCTGAATACAAACGGCGTTAGCGCAAAACTGATGGTCGGCGGTGGTCCCGTATCCCCCGACTATGCTGAGAAAATAGGTGCTCATGGATACGGAAAAGATGCCATGGAGGCAGTTGACGTGGCTGTCCGGTTGACAGGAAAGGAGTAG
- a CDS encoding uroporphyrinogen decarboxylase family protein, whose translation MSERKPIDVVREAIQNRPPGRVPVIPLVGLVSSRLSNHSLKDLVHDADKQIKSQLGMLKEYGYDGVITCMDLTVEAEMLGAGVEFKDAEFPYVNEHPFENVEGIFDASFDDIHGSRLGVVIDSIEGLVDAVGETHLVSSYVIGPFTLAGHLLGMNKLMELTIEDPETAKDVINHCQKILRPYIEAQIEAGSHNVIVLEPTASTSIISPRFFEMYALANLRKINTMIHEKESLATLHICGHTTPILELMVGTEADALSLDSAVSLNVARQRIDRKATIIGNVDTSTMLTGTPDEVAEESKQCIQDTNATEGGFILSTGCDIPIEIPLENLRAHVHAALQE comes from the coding sequence ATGAGCGAGAGGAAGCCTATTGACGTTGTAAGAGAAGCTATCCAGAATAGACCACCTGGAAGAGTGCCAGTTATTCCATTGGTAGGACTTGTTTCTTCACGATTATCAAATCACTCATTGAAGGATCTAGTTCATGATGCGGACAAGCAGATCAAGTCTCAGCTCGGGATGCTCAAAGAATATGGTTATGACGGCGTTATAACCTGCATGGATCTAACAGTTGAAGCTGAAATGTTGGGTGCAGGTGTTGAATTCAAAGATGCTGAATTTCCGTATGTGAATGAACATCCGTTTGAGAATGTAGAGGGAATCTTTGATGCATCTTTTGACGATATTCACGGTTCAAGGTTGGGTGTAGTCATTGATTCTATTGAGGGTTTGGTAGATGCAGTTGGAGAAACTCATCTAGTCAGCAGCTATGTCATCGGTCCGTTTACTCTTGCAGGACATCTCCTTGGAATGAACAAGCTAATGGAACTGACAATAGAAGACCCTGAGACAGCAAAAGATGTAATCAACCATTGTCAGAAAATCCTTAGACCATACATAGAGGCACAGATTGAGGCGGGCTCTCACAACGTTATTGTATTGGAACCAACCGCTAGTACCAGTATCATATCGCCCAGATTCTTTGAGATGTACGCACTAGCAAATCTCCGAAAAATCAACACCATGATTCATGAGAAAGAATCTCTGGCAACGCTGCATATTTGTGGTCACACAACTCCAATTCTAGAACTGATGGTTGGAACTGAAGCAGACGCGCTCAGTCTGGATTCCGCGGTCAGCTTGAATGTAGCTAGGCAGCGGATTGACCGCAAAGCTACGATTATCGGGAATGTTGATACTAGCACAATGCTGACAGGTACGCCTGATGAGGTAGCTGAAGAATCAAAACAGTGTATCCAAGATACCAACGCCACGGAAGGCGGGTTTATACTCAGTACGGGATGTGATATCCCCATCGAGATACCGCTTGAGAACCTTCGAGCGCATGTACATGCCGCATTACAGGAATGA